Proteins encoded in a region of the Agromyces protaetiae genome:
- a CDS encoding ABC transporter ATP-binding protein — translation MTANELQRPARVEARGWGWRHGSRARPAVEGVEFTIEPGERVLLLGPSGSGKSTILHGLAGVLGGDDEGEATGRLLVDGVDASAARGRTGLVLQDPDAQLVMARLGDDVAFGLENLGVPREEIAPRVREALAAVGLDLAVDRSTAALSGGQRQRLALAGVIAMRPGVLLLDEPTANLDPDGVTEVRDAVARVAERTGATLIVVEHRVPVWLPVVDRVIVVGREGRLIADGPAERVLTEQADELRAAGVWLPGEAAAMAARPVHPALGTPASTAGTPELLTATDLSVARISGRPVQTGVHTAVHEASVLAVTGPNGAGKSTLALTLAGLLRPDDGSLVASARLADGAATEPWRWKSRQLLTRIGTVFQNPEHQFLAGTVRAELEVGPRALRLRAAEVHERVDPLLDALRLAHLADANPFTLSGGEKRRLSVATALATRPRMLVLDEPTFGQDAVTWRELVRLVRELREAGAGIVAVTHDAAFVDALADVRLMLGVPIDARAEVAV, via the coding sequence GTGACCGCCAACGAGCTGCAACGGCCGGCGCGCGTCGAGGCGCGCGGGTGGGGCTGGCGGCACGGCTCGCGCGCGAGGCCCGCGGTCGAGGGCGTCGAGTTCACCATCGAGCCCGGGGAGCGCGTGCTGCTGCTCGGTCCGTCGGGCTCGGGCAAGTCGACCATCCTGCACGGGCTCGCCGGTGTGCTCGGCGGCGACGACGAGGGCGAGGCGACGGGCCGGCTGCTGGTCGACGGGGTGGATGCCTCGGCGGCGCGCGGCCGCACCGGGCTCGTGCTCCAGGATCCCGACGCCCAGCTCGTGATGGCGAGACTCGGTGACGACGTCGCATTCGGGCTCGAGAACCTCGGCGTGCCGCGGGAGGAGATCGCCCCGCGCGTGCGCGAGGCGCTCGCCGCCGTTGGGCTCGACCTCGCGGTCGACCGGTCGACTGCGGCGCTCTCGGGCGGGCAGCGTCAGCGGCTCGCGCTCGCGGGGGTGATCGCGATGCGCCCAGGCGTCCTGCTGCTCGACGAGCCCACCGCGAATCTCGACCCCGACGGGGTGACCGAGGTCCGTGACGCCGTCGCCCGAGTCGCGGAGCGCACCGGCGCGACGCTCATCGTGGTCGAACACCGGGTGCCCGTCTGGCTGCCCGTCGTCGATCGCGTGATCGTCGTCGGCCGCGAAGGCCGCCTCATCGCCGACGGGCCGGCCGAACGCGTGCTCACCGAACAGGCCGACGAGCTGCGCGCCGCGGGCGTGTGGCTTCCCGGCGAGGCCGCGGCGATGGCCGCACGCCCGGTCCACCCCGCGCTCGGAACCCCTGCGTCGACGGCCGGCACCCCAGAGCTGCTCACCGCGACGGATCTCAGCGTCGCACGCATCTCTGGTCGGCCCGTGCAGACCGGCGTGCACACCGCCGTCCACGAGGCATCCGTGCTCGCCGTCACCGGGCCGAACGGCGCAGGCAAGTCGACCCTCGCGCTCACCCTCGCAGGCCTCCTCCGGCCGGACGACGGCTCGCTCGTGGCATCCGCCCGGCTCGCCGACGGCGCGGCCACCGAGCCGTGGCGCTGGAAGTCGCGGCAGCTGCTCACACGCATCGGGACGGTGTTCCAGAACCCCGAGCACCAGTTCCTCGCGGGCACCGTGCGTGCCGAGCTCGAGGTCGGCCCGCGGGCGCTGCGGCTGCGTGCGGCCGAGGTACACGAGCGCGTCGACCCGCTGCTCGACGCGTTGCGGCTCGCGCATCTCGCGGACGCCAACCCGTTCACCCTGTCGGGCGGCGAGAAGCGCCGGCTCTCGGTGGCCACGGCGCTCGCGACCCGGCCGCGCATGCTCGTGCTCGACGAACCGACGTTCGGCCAGGATGCGGTGACGTGGCGCGAGCTCGTGCGGCTGGTGCGCGAGCTGCGCGAGGCGGGCGCCGGCATCGTGGCCGTCACGCACGATGCCGCGTTCGTCGACGCGCTCGCCGATGTGCGGCTCATGCTGGGTGTCCCCATCGATGCGAGGGCCGAGGTCGCGGTGTGA
- a CDS encoding energy-coupling factor transporter transmembrane component T family protein, producing the protein MSIAEVRPGLPLARVNPVAKIAATVPLSIALLLTLDPVSAGIAILCEIVLFTAIGLGPLLWSARTLPVWIAAPLTGISMVLYGAPSGQVYFDAGLIHITEGSVAIGLATTARVVAIALPAVVLFLTIDPTDLADGLAQTLRLPARFVLGGLAALRLAGTSIDDWRTISLARRARGVADRAVLRRGVGQAFALLVLSIRRASTLATAMEARGFGAPGRRTWAREARFGGVEWAVIAIGCLVAAISVTAAVAAGSWNLVWS; encoded by the coding sequence GTGAGCATCGCCGAAGTACGCCCCGGCCTGCCCCTCGCCCGGGTGAACCCGGTCGCGAAGATCGCGGCGACCGTGCCGCTCAGCATCGCGCTGCTGCTCACGCTCGACCCCGTCTCGGCGGGTATCGCGATCCTCTGCGAGATCGTGCTCTTCACGGCGATCGGGCTCGGCCCGCTGCTGTGGTCGGCGCGCACGCTCCCGGTCTGGATCGCCGCACCGCTCACCGGCATCAGCATGGTGCTCTACGGGGCACCGTCCGGACAGGTCTACTTCGACGCCGGGCTGATCCACATCACCGAGGGGTCGGTCGCGATCGGGCTCGCCACGACGGCGCGCGTCGTGGCGATCGCGCTGCCCGCCGTGGTGCTCTTCCTCACGATCGATCCGACGGATCTCGCCGACGGTCTCGCGCAGACGCTGCGGCTGCCCGCACGGTTCGTGCTCGGCGGACTCGCCGCACTGCGGCTCGCCGGGACGTCGATCGACGACTGGCGCACGATCAGCCTCGCGCGACGCGCGCGCGGTGTCGCCGATCGCGCCGTGCTGCGCCGGGGGGTCGGGCAGGCGTTCGCCCTCCTCGTGCTCTCGATCCGCCGCGCGAGCACGCTTGCGACCGCCATGGAGGCGCGCGGGTTCGGTGCGCCGGGTCGGCGCACCTGGGCTCGCGAGGCGCGGTTCGGCGGCGTGGAATGGGCGGTCATCGCGATCGGATGCCTCGTCGCGGCGATCTCCGTCACCGCCGCGGTGGCGGCGGGCTCATGGAACCTGGTCTGGTCGTGA
- a CDS encoding nucleoside/nucleotide kinase family protein produces MSRATDAPGSRDRAGFALRTVRCLRDSPASAARGASTVRGRRLVAIDGPSGAGKSTLADAMVAAWPGPVALVRLDEVYPGWHGLDRGAALIADSVVAPWARGAVARVRCWDWRADAPGPIRAIAPGLDLVIEGCGAFDAVSGASALRIWVHAGEAERRRAALTRDRGAFDPYWDMWDAQWRRHAARTGASAAGADLIVRGLST; encoded by the coding sequence GTGAGCCGGGCGACGGACGCGCCGGGCTCCCGCGACCGCGCCGGGTTCGCGCTGCGGACGGTGCGGTGCCTGCGGGACTCGCCGGCATCGGCGGCGCGGGGAGCGTCGACGGTCCGCGGGCGTCGGCTCGTGGCGATCGACGGACCGAGCGGGGCCGGGAAGTCGACGCTCGCGGACGCGATGGTGGCCGCCTGGCCCGGGCCGGTCGCGCTGGTGCGTCTGGACGAGGTCTATCCGGGCTGGCACGGCCTCGACCGCGGAGCCGCGCTGATCGCCGACTCGGTCGTCGCGCCCTGGGCGAGAGGCGCGGTCGCCCGTGTGCGCTGCTGGGACTGGCGTGCCGACGCTCCGGGCCCGATCCGAGCGATCGCACCGGGTCTCGATCTCGTCATCGAGGGCTGTGGCGCGTTCGACGCCGTGTCCGGGGCATCCGCTCTGCGCATCTGGGTGCACGCCGGTGAGGCCGAACGGAGACGCGCCGCGCTCACGCGCGACCGCGGCGCGTTCGACCCGTACTGGGACATGTGGGATGCGCAGTGGCGGCGGCACGCCGCGCGCACCGGGGCATCCGCGGCCGGCGCCGACCTGATCGTGCGCGGTCTGTCAACCTGA
- a CDS encoding D-alanyl-D-alanine carboxypeptidase family protein, translating to MTVTPGRIVGIAVGALAILGIGVYGPAMLLGPLPAVAVATDSGAVPAPPASQIPMPAEGASVLAVIDDAGAANPVATGGEQGVVPIGAAAKLVTLLVTLNSLPLAAGSSGPDIPIGPEDYTDYARYQAEGTRVLQVSPGETWSQRDVLRAVLLASSNNHADTLARWAFGSVGQYTDAANEWLAANGFPDTRVADATGLSGDNVGTATDLAGLAARVVGDPALAAMLDGEVTGGVGVRQVPDVASRLGDQGVRAITRGFTDQALISFVFTTTTTAAGGSEPVRLVGAMTLIPDYETLDAAVTAAVGAAGEAAVPVDVITAGDAYGSAVAVWGDRADLVAAATRTSLGWSAAAGEPSVEVEPFTTANAGRDVGRVVVPTPTGELASPLTLSTDIGDPGPIWRLTNPLPIIGAYFADS from the coding sequence ATGACCGTCACCCCCGGCCGCATCGTCGGCATCGCCGTCGGTGCCCTCGCGATTCTCGGCATCGGGGTCTACGGTCCGGCCATGCTGCTCGGCCCGCTGCCCGCCGTCGCCGTCGCAACCGACAGCGGCGCCGTGCCCGCCCCGCCCGCCTCGCAGATCCCGATGCCCGCCGAAGGTGCGAGTGTCCTCGCCGTCATCGACGACGCCGGCGCCGCGAACCCCGTCGCGACCGGCGGCGAGCAAGGCGTCGTCCCGATCGGCGCGGCGGCCAAGCTCGTGACACTGCTCGTCACGCTCAATTCGTTGCCGCTCGCGGCGGGCAGCTCCGGCCCCGACATTCCGATCGGGCCGGAGGACTACACCGACTACGCGCGCTACCAGGCCGAGGGGACACGCGTCTTGCAGGTCTCCCCCGGTGAGACGTGGTCGCAGCGAGACGTGCTGCGTGCGGTGTTGCTGGCGTCGAGCAACAATCACGCCGACACGCTGGCCCGCTGGGCGTTCGGTAGCGTCGGCCAGTACACCGATGCGGCCAACGAATGGCTCGCCGCGAACGGATTCCCGGACACGCGCGTCGCCGACGCGACCGGGCTCTCGGGTGACAATGTCGGCACGGCGACCGATCTCGCCGGGCTCGCGGCCCGCGTCGTCGGCGATCCGGCGCTCGCGGCCATGCTCGACGGCGAGGTCACGGGCGGCGTGGGGGTGCGTCAGGTGCCCGACGTCGCATCGCGCCTCGGCGATCAGGGCGTGCGCGCGATTACGCGGGGCTTCACCGACCAGGCGCTGATCTCGTTCGTCTTCACGACGACCACGACCGCGGCGGGCGGCTCCGAGCCGGTCCGGCTCGTCGGCGCCATGACCCTCATCCCCGACTATGAGACCCTCGACGCCGCGGTCACCGCGGCCGTCGGCGCGGCTGGCGAAGCCGCCGTGCCGGTCGACGTGATCACCGCCGGCGACGCATACGGCTCAGCGGTCGCGGTCTGGGGCGACCGCGCCGACCTCGTCGCTGCCGCGACGCGGACGAGCCTCGGCTGGAGCGCGGCCGCCGGTGAGCCGAGCGTCGAGGTCGAACCGTTCACGACCGCGAACGCCGGCCGTGACGTCGGCCGAGTGGTCGTGCCGACGCCCACGGGTGAGCTTGCATCACCACTCACGCTCTCGACGGACATCGGCGACCCCGGCCCGATCTGGCGACTGACGAACCCGCTGCCGATCATCGGCGCCTACTTCGCGGACTCCTGA
- a CDS encoding metallopeptidase family protein, which yields MSPTRPRCERSPLVHLDADAFEAIVVDELDQLPDEMVDGLENVVFVVEDRPEDGSLDLLGLYDGTSLTERDRYGFGEMPDRIILYRESLLAICDDEDALRDEIHVTLVHEIAHFYGIDDERLHELGWA from the coding sequence ATGAGCCCCACCCGACCCCGATGCGAACGGAGCCCCCTCGTGCACCTCGACGCCGACGCCTTCGAGGCCATCGTGGTCGACGAGCTCGACCAGCTGCCCGACGAGATGGTCGACGGGCTCGAGAATGTGGTGTTCGTGGTCGAGGACCGGCCCGAGGACGGCTCACTCGACCTGCTCGGGCTCTACGACGGCACCTCGCTCACCGAACGCGACCGCTACGGCTTCGGCGAGATGCCCGACCGCATCATCCTGTACCGCGAGTCGCTGCTCGCGATCTGCGACGACGAGGACGCGCTGCGCGACGAGATCCACGTCACGCTCGTGCATGAGATCGCCCATTTCTACGGCATCGACGACGAGCGTCTGCACGAACTGGGCTGGGCCTGA
- a CDS encoding MFS transporter — protein sequence MGRSTWVYLGSYSLSLLGNGVAAVLFPLLVLATTGDILAAGILASVTAGVAAVVGVLAGVVVDRVNRRTVSIVSDVLSAASIAAVPLVDALWGLNLTWFIVLGVIGSFGDMPGMTARETMLPRLVQLDGGKRGGLDRLVGIRESLAGALMLIGPGLGGLLVWLFGVSSAALFITAGMSLAAAALSFAISRRAGDIPPAEATAARAGIRGVFTDLVVGWTFLLRHRLVLGVSLLSAVFVAVIASLQATIMPAYFTAENLPELSGFAATGIALGGLLSAGVYAATVGRVSRRTWFVIGMIGIGIGFIAIGTMAAPWLVLAAAVLIGLTNGPMSAVLGVATIEATPDPLRGRVLGAQNALLLAAPALTSAPIAALAAGYGLPAAGIGIAVVIMVTVVVALCAPAFRSLDTMGGPETAEAG from the coding sequence ATGGGCCGAAGCACATGGGTGTATCTGGGGTCGTACAGTCTGTCGCTGCTCGGGAACGGGGTCGCCGCAGTGCTGTTCCCGTTGCTGGTGCTCGCGACGACGGGCGACATCCTCGCAGCGGGCATTCTCGCGTCGGTGACGGCGGGCGTGGCCGCGGTGGTGGGCGTGCTCGCCGGTGTGGTCGTCGACCGGGTGAATCGCCGGACAGTATCGATCGTCAGCGACGTGTTGTCGGCGGCCTCGATCGCCGCGGTGCCGCTCGTCGACGCGCTCTGGGGGTTGAACCTCACGTGGTTCATCGTGCTGGGCGTGATCGGCTCGTTCGGCGACATGCCGGGGATGACGGCGCGGGAGACCATGCTTCCGCGGCTCGTACAACTCGACGGTGGGAAGCGCGGCGGCCTGGACCGGCTGGTGGGGATCCGCGAGTCGCTGGCGGGTGCGTTGATGCTGATCGGCCCCGGTCTCGGTGGTCTCCTCGTCTGGCTGTTCGGGGTGAGCTCGGCCGCGTTGTTCATCACGGCTGGCATGAGCCTCGCTGCCGCGGCGCTCTCGTTCGCGATCTCTCGCCGCGCTGGAGACATCCCGCCGGCGGAAGCGACCGCCGCGCGAGCCGGGATCCGCGGGGTGTTCACCGATCTCGTCGTCGGGTGGACGTTCCTGCTCCGGCACCGGCTGGTCCTGGGCGTGAGCCTGCTCTCGGCCGTGTTCGTCGCCGTGATCGCGTCGCTGCAGGCGACGATCATGCCGGCCTACTTCACGGCCGAGAACCTGCCCGAGCTCAGCGGGTTCGCGGCGACCGGGATCGCGTTGGGCGGGCTGCTCAGCGCCGGCGTCTACGCGGCGACCGTCGGAAGGGTGTCGCGACGGACCTGGTTCGTGATCGGCATGATCGGCATCGGGATCGGGTTCATCGCGATCGGCACGATGGCCGCGCCCTGGCTGGTCCTGGCCGCGGCGGTGCTCATCGGCCTGACGAACGGGCCGATGTCGGCCGTGCTCGGCGTGGCGACCATCGAGGCGACGCCCGATCCGCTGCGCGGACGCGTCCTCGGTGCGCAGAACGCGCTGCTGCTCGCAGCGCCTGCGCTGACCTCGGCACCCATCGCCGCGCTGGCAGCGGGGTATGGGCTCCCGGCCGCCGGGATCGGGATCGCGGTTGTGATCATGGTGACCGTCGTCGTCGCGCTGTGCGCCCCCGCGTTCCGGTCGCTTGACACAATGGGAGGTCCCGAGACGGCGGAGGCGGGGTGA
- a CDS encoding helix-turn-helix domain-containing protein, which yields MAWSTRQLADLTGVTLRSIRHWHDIGLLPEPERRSNGYKQYTSSHLVLALRIARLTGLGFSLEQVARMLRSEEHGEESLRVLRTELDTRIAALERIRSEVDDLLGLGISPDVSPEALLAMEVLGRDTASRNVAIVLAHLMPREDTLAFVEALRDAPEEFLRINEALMALPADADDAAIADLADHAATTLTAFLDVHDGAIPDPVGGRPELSDAGVLSEVITEYMNSAQRRAMQRIVEHLA from the coding sequence GTGGCGTGGAGCACCAGACAACTGGCGGATCTGACGGGCGTCACGCTGCGCTCGATCCGGCACTGGCACGACATCGGGCTGCTGCCCGAACCCGAACGCCGTTCGAACGGCTACAAGCAGTACACCTCCAGCCACCTCGTGCTCGCGCTGCGCATCGCACGCCTGACGGGGCTCGGGTTCAGTCTGGAGCAGGTCGCGCGGATGCTCCGGTCGGAGGAGCACGGCGAGGAATCCCTTCGAGTGCTACGCACCGAGCTCGACACCAGGATCGCGGCGCTCGAACGCATCCGGTCAGAAGTCGATGACCTGCTCGGCCTGGGCATCTCACCCGACGTCTCGCCCGAAGCGCTGCTCGCCATGGAAGTCCTCGGACGCGACACCGCATCACGGAACGTCGCGATCGTGCTGGCGCACCTGATGCCGAGGGAGGACACGCTCGCGTTCGTCGAGGCCCTCAGGGATGCGCCGGAGGAGTTCCTGCGCATCAACGAGGCCCTCATGGCGCTACCCGCAGATGCCGACGATGCTGCGATCGCCGACCTCGCCGACCACGCGGCTACGACCCTCACCGCGTTTCTCGACGTCCACGACGGTGCGATTCCCGACCCCGTCGGAGGGCGTCCTGAACTGAGCGACGCCGGCGTCCTCTCGGAGGTCATCACCGAGTACATGAACTCGGCTCAGCGGCGGGCCATGCAACGCATCGTCGAGCATCTGGCCTGA
- a CDS encoding ASCH domain-containing protein, with the protein MILTERIAHAVAAGEVTVAYRRWTRPRVKSGSEFRTVAGRVRVETIEPVSAAELTDADARRAGYASLDDLTATFSGGASDPVFRIGLSWVAADARDALAADANLTAEDVASIDALLDRLDARTPWARSTLARIRREPGITAGALAGGLPVGKESLKRRIRSLKEHGLTRSLRVGYELSERGHAYLSATDP; encoded by the coding sequence ATGATCCTCACCGAACGCATCGCGCACGCGGTTGCGGCGGGCGAGGTCACTGTGGCCTATCGACGCTGGACACGGCCGCGGGTGAAGTCCGGCTCGGAGTTCCGCACCGTCGCAGGACGTGTGCGGGTCGAGACGATCGAACCTGTGTCGGCCGCGGAGCTCACCGACGCAGACGCCCGCCGGGCCGGGTACGCCTCGCTCGACGACCTGACGGCGACGTTCTCCGGAGGCGCCTCCGATCCGGTCTTCCGCATCGGTCTGTCCTGGGTCGCGGCAGATGCTCGGGATGCGCTTGCGGCCGATGCGAACCTCACAGCCGAGGACGTTGCGAGCATCGACGCGCTCCTCGACCGGCTCGACGCGCGCACCCCTTGGGCGCGAAGCACCCTCGCCCGCATCCGACGTGAGCCCGGCATTACGGCGGGCGCGCTCGCCGGTGGCTTGCCGGTCGGAAAGGAGTCGCTCAAACGACGCATCCGCTCACTCAAAGAACACGGCCTGACCCGCAGTCTGCGGGTCGGCTACGAGCTGTCCGAACGCGGCCACGCCTACCTGAGCGCCACTGACCCATAG
- a CDS encoding SRPBCC family protein codes for MHELALRGITDQTAPPRVRGSVEIDLSPDAVFDALAEVSNRPSFRADVTDAHAEGPAASGQAFSWRANDAIVTSRFALVDRPARLTWIWRSGNFLR; via the coding sequence GTGCACGAACTCGCCCTCCGAGGCATCACTGACCAGACCGCGCCGCCCCGTGTGCGTGGCAGCGTCGAAATCGACCTCTCACCTGATGCCGTCTTCGACGCACTGGCCGAGGTCTCCAACCGGCCGAGCTTCCGCGCGGACGTGACGGACGCCCACGCAGAGGGTCCGGCGGCATCCGGGCAGGCGTTCTCGTGGCGTGCGAACGACGCGATCGTCACGTCACGCTTCGCGCTCGTCGACCGCCCCGCTCGGCTCACGTGGATTTGGCGCTCAGGAAATTTCCTCAGATAG
- a CDS encoding HEAT repeat domain-containing protein — protein sequence MTDDITTTLVTRLRIALQSADASARLQAAMTSGIHADNAFLPVLIARCAVEPDFYVRDMLTWAITRHDRARAVDLLLLELASATPQARSQALHSLSKLGDTRAWPAITLDLLRDEDVEVMKAAWRTAAGLAPEDERLGLARELGRNFGCGDRELQRSLSRAIAMLGSYAEPIVAAASRSSEPEVRAHALMTAHVMANPNDSFDAAVEEARRVVALRAAPAGEDV from the coding sequence ATGACCGACGACATCACGACAACCCTGGTGACGCGGCTTCGCATCGCGTTGCAATCGGCCGACGCGTCCGCTCGACTGCAGGCGGCAATGACCTCGGGAATCCACGCGGACAACGCATTTCTTCCGGTGCTCATCGCTCGGTGTGCCGTAGAGCCCGATTTCTACGTGCGCGACATGCTCACGTGGGCGATCACCCGACACGACCGCGCCCGAGCCGTCGATCTGCTGCTCCTCGAGCTTGCTTCAGCGACGCCTCAGGCGCGCAGCCAGGCGTTGCACAGTCTGTCGAAGCTGGGCGACACGCGCGCGTGGCCGGCGATCACCCTCGATCTGCTGCGAGACGAAGATGTCGAGGTCATGAAGGCCGCGTGGCGCACTGCAGCGGGCCTCGCGCCCGAGGACGAACGCCTCGGGCTGGCTCGCGAGCTGGGACGCAATTTCGGATGCGGCGACCGGGAGCTGCAGCGCAGCCTCAGCCGCGCGATCGCCATGCTCGGCAGTTACGCCGAGCCGATCGTCGCCGCGGCCTCCCGATCGAGCGAACCCGAGGTTCGCGCGCATGCGCTCATGACCGCGCATGTCATGGCGAACCCGAATGACAGCTTCGATGCCGCCGTCGAGGAAGCTCGACGCGTGGTCGCGTTGCGTGCCGCGCCCGCAGGTGAGGACGTCTGA
- a CDS encoding MerR family transcriptional regulator, protein MLIGEVARRSGVSARMLRHYDRIGLVTPAERTSGDYRRYTAADIERLFHVESLRTLGFSLAEIANILEAEDFAPAELVTRLAERMRVKLEATTELLARIERVRSSEPRNWSDILRVIELIRGFDAASASDRQRAALALEEVDERDTTVLIDALLREDEPNTAGALLWALARTGDAAIPALADALDSTQRQRRHRALEALVKIGTPTSLRVVAAQTGHNDELVRARATITAGASGDVSVIAALVALVASGDLDMEAGDALEALAKDDVTIRAIAQKASEAITDTDADGRRRLAGMLATIPGPDIDSTLHTLAADPDPSVEITARAHLAARSGRR, encoded by the coding sequence ATGCTGATCGGCGAGGTCGCCCGCCGAAGCGGTGTGAGCGCGCGCATGCTTCGGCACTACGACCGCATCGGCCTGGTCACGCCGGCCGAGCGCACCAGCGGCGACTACCGGCGGTACACCGCCGCCGACATCGAGCGACTGTTCCACGTTGAGAGCCTGCGAACGCTCGGCTTCAGCCTTGCCGAGATCGCGAACATCCTGGAAGCCGAGGATTTCGCGCCGGCGGAGCTCGTCACGCGTCTCGCCGAGCGCATGCGGGTCAAACTCGAAGCGACCACGGAGCTCCTCGCCCGCATCGAGCGGGTGCGATCGAGCGAACCGCGAAACTGGTCGGACATCCTGCGCGTCATCGAACTCATCCGCGGGTTCGACGCGGCCAGCGCTTCCGACCGCCAGCGAGCAGCTCTCGCGCTCGAGGAGGTCGATGAACGCGACACGACTGTTCTCATCGACGCTCTCCTGCGCGAAGACGAGCCGAACACCGCGGGCGCGCTCCTCTGGGCGCTCGCACGGACGGGGGATGCGGCGATACCTGCTCTCGCCGATGCGCTCGACTCCACCCAGCGGCAGCGGCGCCATCGGGCACTCGAAGCGCTTGTGAAGATCGGCACGCCGACGTCGCTGCGCGTCGTGGCCGCACAGACGGGGCACAACGACGAGCTTGTGCGCGCGAGGGCCACGATCACGGCGGGTGCGAGCGGGGACGTCTCGGTCATCGCCGCGCTCGTCGCCCTGGTCGCATCGGGCGACCTCGACATGGAAGCAGGCGACGCACTCGAGGCCCTTGCGAAGGATGACGTGACCATAAGGGCGATTGCACAGAAGGCTTCGGAGGCGATCACCGACACAGACGCCGACGGGCGCAGGCGCCTCGCGGGAATGCTCGCTACGATCCCCGGCCCGGACATCGATTCGACGTTGCACACTCTCGCCGCAGATCCCGACCCCTCAGTGGAGATCACCGCGCGCGCCCACCTCGCCGCTCGGTCCGGGCGCCGCTGA
- a CDS encoding NAD(P)-binding domain-containing protein: MTHDFTRIGIVGHGAMGAALAAAQLHAGTSTTVWNSRLADLMVSVAQEAVDDGHGDDGFSRDVEVLQRARPLADAA, translated from the coding sequence TTGACTCACGATTTCACCCGCATCGGCATCGTCGGACACGGCGCCATGGGTGCAGCGCTCGCGGCAGCGCAGCTGCACGCCGGCACCTCGACCACCGTCTGGAACAGCCGTCTCGCCGACCTCATGGTGTCCGTCGCGCAGGAGGCGGTCGACGACGGGCACGGCGATGATGGCTTCTCGCGCGATGTGGAGGTGCTGCAGCGCGCCCGACCGCTCGCCGACGCGGCCTGA
- the orn gene encoding oligoribonuclease has product MTSSSDRLVWIDCEMTGLDLEVDELVEIAVVITDYDLKPVDAGLSIVIKPDASALESMGDFVRAMHTQSGLIEEIPNGVSVADAEYQVLEYVLRHVPDEQKAPLAGNTIGTDRAFISKFMPRLDAHLHYRNVDVSSIKELAKRWFPRAYFNAPSKNGGHRALADILESIRELEYYRRGLFVAEPGPTSQEFQELAASVVNEFDGKVV; this is encoded by the coding sequence ATGACCTCCTCGAGTGACCGCCTGGTCTGGATCGACTGCGAGATGACCGGGCTCGACCTCGAGGTCGACGAATTGGTCGAGATCGCCGTCGTCATCACCGACTACGACCTGAAGCCGGTCGACGCGGGCCTCAGCATCGTCATCAAGCCCGACGCCAGCGCCCTCGAGTCGATGGGCGACTTCGTACGCGCCATGCACACCCAGTCGGGCCTCATCGAAGAGATCCCGAATGGCGTCAGCGTCGCCGATGCCGAGTACCAGGTGCTCGAGTACGTGCTGCGTCACGTGCCCGACGAGCAGAAGGCCCCGCTCGCGGGCAACACGATCGGCACCGACCGCGCGTTCATCTCGAAGTTCATGCCTCGTCTCGACGCGCATCTGCACTATCGCAACGTCGACGTCTCCTCCATCAAAGAGCTCGCAAAACGCTGGTTCCCGCGCGCCTACTTCAACGCACCGAGCAAGAACGGCGGCCATCGAGCCCTGGCCGACATCCTCGAATCCATCCGTGAGCTCGAGTACTACCGCCGCGGTCTGTTCGTCGCCGAGCCCGGCCCGACCTCGCAGGAATTCCAAGAGCTGGCCGCCTCGGTCGTGAACGAGTTCGACGGCAAGGTGGTGTAA